A part of Salvelinus sp. IW2-2015 unplaced genomic scaffold, ASM291031v2 Un_scaffold3304, whole genome shotgun sequence genomic DNA contains:
- the LOC139025805 gene encoding cell adhesion molecule 4-like, giving the protein MALRTAGSVLVVFLWSVAVILGQDGWSVTYTKNSICALKGSKVDLFCSYTYPSGTAPKTFWFTESGTGKEPEDLGQDPEYAGRLEYHGDQKNGHTLRITDLRERDSAEYKFRLLTDQTGGKYIGSPGVTLSVTDVVLEMDPTSVSERENVTLTCRTKCTLDPITAXSWYKNGQPXPNSNTXSPVYILFSVSSEDTGRYSCAVEGHEDLPSAEETLTVTYGPKNTSVSVSPSGEIVEGSSVTLTCSSDANPPVDKYTWYKKNVTSPKASGQSYSITNIISEDRGEYYCEAQNERGSMNSTALMIIIAEKQTSVITAAVGIIVVVLGVILASCLSGIMWFRKKVSKSTSDTRHTADDGQGDSSPVYDNIPGMAMTPTAAQTVATFHQEQDVQYAAVKFKLLPPSEHILPLQQHRVNTI; this is encoded by the exons TGATACTGGGTCAGGATGGCTGGAGTGTGACTTACACCAAGAATAGTATCTGTGCCTTGAAGGGGTCAAAAGTGGATCTGTtctgctcttacacatatcccagtggTACAGCCCCAAAAACCTTCTGGTTCACTGAATCTGGGACTGGTAAAGAACCTGAAGATCTAGGTCAGGACCCAGAGTATGCAGGTCGTCTGGAGTATCATGGAGATCAGAAGAATGGTCACACACTGAGgatcacagacctgagagagagggactctGCTGAGTACAAGTTCAGATTACTAACAGATCAGACCGGAGGGAAATATATTGGCAGTCCTGGAGTGactctgtctgtcacag ATGTTGTGTTGGAGatggatcctacatctgtgtcagagagggagaatgtCACACTGACATGTAGAACCAAATGTACACTGGACCCCATCACAGCCTWCAGTTGGTATAAGAATGGACAGCCTMKACCAAACAGCAACACCTYCTCTCCTGTCTATATCCTGTTCTCAGTCAGCAGTGAGGATACAGGCAGATACTCCTGTGCTGTAGAAGGCCATGAGGATCTCCCCTCTGCTGAAGAGACTCTCActgtcacat ATGGCCcaaagaacacctcagtgtcagtcagtccctctggtgaaatagtggagggcagttcagtgactctgacctgcagcagtgatgccaacccacctgtggataaatacacctggtacaagaagaaTGTTACCTCACCTAAAGCATCAGGACAGAgttacagcatcactaacatcatctctgaggacagaggagaatatTACTGTGAGGCCCAGAATGAAAGAGGATCTatgaactctacagctctgatgATCATTATAGCAG AGAAACAAACCTCAGTTATAACTGCAGCTGTAGGAATCATAGTGGTTGTTCTGGGTGTCATACTGGCTTCATGTCTCTCTGGCATCATGTGGTTCAG GAAGAAGGTATCCAAATCCACCTCTGACACAAGACACACAGCAGACGACGGACAG ggaGACTCTAGTCCAGTGTATGACAACATCCCAGGCATGGCCATGACCCCTACTGCAGCACAGACAGTGGCCACCTTCCACCAGGAACAGGATGTCCAGTACGCTGCTGTGAAATTCAAACTCCTGCCACCCTCTGAGCATATTCTACCATTACAACAACATAGAGTCAATACTATATAG